One genomic segment of Candidatus Zymogenus saltonus includes these proteins:
- a CDS encoding response regulator transcription factor — translation MRILIVEDEAKVASFIKRGLEEEHYAVDVAEDGKEAVALVDSYDYDLAILDIMLPEMDGLSVLSHIRSVGKAMPVVLLTAKDLVEDKVKGLDMGADDYITKPFAFEELLARIRVLLRRGKPEESLKLSIADLVLDPVTHKVTRDNKEINLTAKEYGLLEYLLRNQRRVLTRTMISEHVWDIKHDTFTNVIDVYINYLRNKIDKGFSKKLLHTIRGVGYKLEA, via the coding sequence GTGAGGATTCTAATAGTAGAAGACGAGGCGAAGGTGGCCTCTTTTATCAAGAGGGGTCTCGAAGAGGAACACTACGCCGTAGACGTCGCCGAAGACGGCAAAGAGGCGGTCGCCCTTGTGGACAGCTACGATTACGATCTTGCAATCCTTGATATAATGCTCCCTGAGATGGACGGGCTGTCCGTGCTCTCCCACATCCGCAGTGTCGGTAAAGCGATGCCCGTTGTCTTACTAACGGCAAAGGATCTCGTCGAGGACAAGGTAAAGGGCCTCGATATGGGGGCGGACGATTATATCACAAAACCATTCGCATTCGAGGAGCTTCTGGCCCGAATAAGGGTCTTATTGAGAAGGGGGAAGCCGGAGGAGAGCCTCAAGCTCTCCATCGCCGACCTCGTGCTCGATCCCGTCACCCACAAGGTAACCAGAGACAACAAGGAAATCAACCTTACTGCAAAGGAATACGGGCTGCTGGAATATCTGTTGAGGAACCAGAGGAGGGTCCTGACCAGGACGATGATCTCGGAGCACGTCTGGGATATCAAACACGATACCTTTACAAACGTAATAGATGTCTACATAAATTACCTGAGAAACAAGATAGACAAGGGTTTTTCCAAGAAACTTTTACACACGATAAGGGGTGTCGGCTATAAGTTAGAGGCATAA
- the rlmN gene encoding 23S rRNA (adenine(2503)-C(2))-methyltransferase RlmN: MRDLLGLYPEEIFEIVKTLGDKPFRAKQILKWMYQKGASDFSEMTDLSVDFRSRLSSKARISRLTPERVTRTGKGDGLAGAEKYGGETIKFLFRLDDGEAIESVIIPDGRKRTLCVSSQVGCPLGCAFCLTGRMGFVRNLTCAEIVGQVIAAGKYLSGPGDEERGEEENISNIVFMGMGEPLLNYDEVARAVDVISANWGLEFSWRRITLSTAGIPEAILRFGTERSVNLAVSLNAPDDETRDSIMPINRRYPLKELLAALKSYPLKKGRRITLEYVLLKGINDTEDHAVKLARIISGLKVKVNLIPFNTYPGAVFERPDDERISRFQSILIGSKVNAIIRKSRGGEISAACGQLATGKTAK, translated from the coding sequence ATGAGAGATCTTCTGGGTCTCTATCCGGAGGAGATCTTTGAAATCGTTAAAACTCTGGGCGATAAACCGTTCAGGGCAAAGCAGATCTTGAAGTGGATGTACCAAAAGGGCGCCTCGGATTTCAGCGAGATGACCGACCTCTCCGTCGATTTCAGATCGAGGCTGTCATCAAAGGCTCGAATAAGCCGGCTCACTCCGGAGAGGGTAACCCGAACGGGGAAAGGGGACGGCTTGGCCGGCGCCGAAAAATACGGTGGAGAGACGATAAAATTCCTCTTCAGATTGGACGACGGCGAGGCTATAGAATCGGTCATAATCCCGGACGGAAGAAAGAGGACTCTCTGCGTATCGAGTCAGGTGGGCTGCCCCCTCGGATGCGCCTTCTGCCTGACCGGCAGGATGGGCTTTGTGAGGAACCTTACCTGCGCCGAGATCGTGGGACAGGTGATTGCGGCGGGAAAGTATCTTTCGGGCCCCGGGGACGAAGAGAGGGGGGAAGAGGAGAATATCTCGAACATCGTCTTCATGGGCATGGGGGAGCCGCTCCTGAACTACGACGAGGTTGCGAGGGCCGTCGACGTTATCTCTGCAAACTGGGGACTCGAGTTTTCCTGGAGAAGGATAACGCTCTCCACGGCGGGGATTCCGGAAGCCATCCTGAGGTTCGGGACCGAGAGGAGCGTTAACCTCGCCGTGTCCCTCAACGCCCCCGACGACGAGACGAGGGACTCCATAATGCCGATAAACAGGAGATACCCCTTGAAAGAGCTTTTAGCCGCGCTTAAAAGTTACCCGTTGAAGAAGGGAAGGCGAATCACGCTGGAATACGTCCTGCTCAAGGGGATAAACGACACGGAAGACCACGCCGTTAAACTCGCCAGGATAATCTCCGGACTCAAGGTGAAGGTAAATCTGATCCCGTTTAACACATATCCGGGGGCCGTCTTCGAGCGGCCCGACGATGAACGAATATCCCGCTTTCAGTCCATACTTATCGGTTCAAAGGTAAACGCGATCATCAGGAAGAGCAGGGGAGGCGAAATCTCCGCGGCCTGCGGCCAGCTTGCAACGGGAAAAACCGCAAAATAG
- a CDS encoding response regulator: MKILIVDDEPTIRDYLEEVFKEMGHEVASVSDGYDAIDYVREHDVNLAYVDVKMPGIDGFETFKRLREIDPKIGGVMISGNAVEKMMDTSIQRGVYVCLKKPMSIDKLEEINKAYENIRIPLEFVYKKKGLSEDEISGAKILIADDEEGIRKIIQDVLNESGFSNIDMAENGQEAIDKFNEKRHDTIILDIKMPIVHGVDVLRHVKALSPDSEVIIISGAADKDSAIAAVKLGAYDYIEKPFEVDTLLRIISRAVEKRLLNRLKENQ, from the coding sequence ATGAAGATATTAATCGTTGATGACGAGCCGACAATAAGGGATTACCTGGAAGAGGTTTTTAAGGAGATGGGACATGAGGTGGCTTCAGTATCCGACGGCTACGATGCCATCGACTACGTCAGGGAACACGACGTAAACCTCGCCTACGTGGATGTCAAGATGCCCGGGATCGACGGATTTGAGACCTTTAAGAGGCTGAGGGAGATCGATCCAAAGATCGGCGGAGTGATGATATCCGGAAATGCCGTGGAGAAGATGATGGATACCTCCATCCAGAGAGGAGTGTATGTGTGTCTTAAGAAACCGATGAGCATAGATAAGCTCGAAGAGATAAACAAGGCTTACGAGAATATCCGAATTCCTCTCGAATTCGTATACAAGAAGAAGGGTCTCAGCGAGGATGAAATCTCAGGGGCGAAGATCCTCATTGCGGACGATGAAGAGGGAATAAGGAAAATAATCCAGGATGTGCTAAACGAATCGGGATTCTCCAATATTGACATGGCGGAGAACGGGCAGGAGGCGATAGATAAGTTCAATGAGAAAAGGCATGACACTATAATTCTCGACATTAAGATGCCCATCGTTCACGGTGTGGATGTCTTGAGGCACGTTAAGGCCTTGTCCCCCGATTCCGAGGTGATTATCATTTCCGGTGCCGCCGACAAGGATTCGGCCATAGCGGCGGTGAAGCTCGGGGCCTACGATTATATAGAGAAGCCGTTCGAGGTTGATACCCTGCTACGTATAATTAGTAGGGCCGTCGAGAAGAGACTGCTAAACAGACTCAAAGAAAATCAATAA
- a CDS encoding DegQ family serine endoprotease, producing MKLIRNRFFRSRYFAFTAAVIFMATVSILAASMGDTASARIFGETEESGEGVKYITLPDFTTLAKALTPAVVNISTKSVSPWSNPNSPYGRNPFDDFFNTPGSPRETQSLGSGFIITGDGYIFTNNHVIKNATEIKVTLHNEKTYNARVIGSDPKTDLALIKIDAGDSLPTVNMGDSDYLKVGEWVLAIGNPFGLEETVTAGIVSAKGRVIGSGPYDDFIQTDASINPGNSGGPLFNIKGEVIGINTAIINRGQGIGFAIPINMAKSLYPQLKKGKVVRGWLGVVIQEITPELAKSLDLQNTTGVLIAEVMASSPAERAGLKRGDVIIEFNGKKIKKSKELPATVAMTPVGSKVNIKVLRDGKERVFPLTVGKMPSESMKASNPWEETPANPYPSPYPTPSPSPSPSKPDTTPSPGAGSQMGLTVDPITPNIARLLGLTETSGVIVTAVTRGGFAEKAGIIKGDIIREVNHKKITNVDDFKSEVSKADATGRYLFLIWRNGATVYIALNK from the coding sequence ATGAAACTCATAAGAAACCGATTTTTCAGATCGAGATATTTCGCTTTTACGGCCGCAGTCATTTTTATGGCGACTGTATCCATCCTTGCGGCCTCTATGGGAGATACGGCGTCGGCCAGGATCTTCGGCGAGACGGAAGAAAGCGGTGAAGGTGTAAAATATATTACCCTTCCCGATTTTACAACCCTCGCGAAGGCATTGACACCCGCCGTGGTAAATATAAGCACCAAATCCGTAAGCCCCTGGTCCAATCCCAACTCACCCTACGGGCGGAATCCTTTCGATGACTTCTTCAACACTCCGGGATCGCCCAGAGAGACCCAGAGCCTGGGAAGCGGATTTATAATAACCGGCGACGGGTATATCTTCACGAATAATCACGTTATAAAGAACGCCACGGAGATCAAGGTCACACTGCATAACGAGAAGACATACAACGCCCGAGTAATAGGTTCTGACCCCAAAACCGACCTCGCCCTTATCAAGATCGATGCGGGCGACAGCCTCCCTACCGTAAACATGGGAGACTCCGACTACCTTAAGGTAGGGGAGTGGGTCCTTGCCATAGGCAATCCCTTCGGACTCGAAGAGACCGTAACGGCGGGAATTGTCAGCGCAAAGGGGCGCGTGATCGGATCGGGCCCGTACGACGATTTTATCCAGACGGACGCATCAATAAATCCCGGCAATTCCGGCGGTCCTCTTTTCAACATCAAGGGCGAGGTCATAGGAATAAACACGGCGATAATAAACCGCGGTCAGGGCATCGGCTTTGCCATCCCGATTAATATGGCAAAGAGCCTCTATCCCCAGCTGAAAAAGGGGAAGGTAGTCCGCGGCTGGCTCGGCGTCGTCATTCAGGAGATAACACCGGAGCTCGCCAAATCACTCGACCTGCAGAATACCACTGGGGTGCTTATTGCAGAGGTCATGGCCTCGAGTCCGGCCGAAAGGGCGGGGCTGAAGAGGGGTGATGTCATAATTGAGTTCAACGGAAAGAAGATAAAGAAGTCAAAGGAGCTTCCCGCCACGGTGGCGATGACGCCCGTCGGCTCCAAGGTCAACATTAAGGTCCTCAGGGACGGAAAGGAAAGAGTGTTCCCCCTGACCGTCGGAAAAATGCCCTCGGAAAGCATGAAGGCCTCAAATCCTTGGGAGGAGACACCCGCCAACCCTTACCCGAGCCCGTATCCAACGCCCTCACCGAGTCCCAGCCCCTCAAAGCCCGACACCACTCCGTCACCGGGAGCCGGATCGCAGATGGGCCTCACCGTAGATCCGATCACCCCAAACATAGCCAGGCTTCTGGGACTGACGGAAACAAGCGGTGTAATAGTCACAGCCGTTACGAGGGGCGGCTTCGCCGAAAAGGCGGGGATCATCAAGGGCGACATCATAAGGGAAGTCAACCACAAGAAGATAACCAACGTGGACGACTTTAAAAGCGAGGTCTCCAAAGCGGACGCGACCGGCAGATACCTGTTTCTCATCTGGAGGAACGGGGCGACCGTCTACATAGCCCTCAATAAATAA
- a CDS encoding HAMP domain-containing protein: MFFTNLRAKLVVWYTLVLAITFLAFSLILYFFLHRALHDSVDKKLKTIAEITADSTTRNPEDSEKWNEYLEDFFGFKPTTKYISIFDKSGNVDYGTKGERTIKIPITAETVKNAKNGEITFETIEGLDEYPIRVINYPVIRDNRLINFVQVGTSLEYVQDTLMKLLFIILFTVPTILIFSSIGGYFLAKAALRPVDEMTMLARSIGAKDLSQRIKVRNPKDELGRLAGTFNDMLERLRKSFDQAKQFSADASHELRTPLTILKGESEWALRSARNTKEYKETLTSNLEEIDHMSKIIDDLLILSRADSGEIPFELEPLELSPILKDVYDMGTMLAERKNQELHLDINGIDSISIMGNKLKLKQLFLNLVDNGLKYTKDGGRIDMTARANSDTVEIKVSDNGIGISDDDQKKIFDRFYRVDKNRSRKEGGTGLGLAISRFITEAHGGTINVASTPGIGSTFSVVLPLSDN; this comes from the coding sequence ATGTTTTTTACCAACTTAAGGGCCAAACTGGTGGTGTGGTATACGCTTGTTTTGGCTATAACATTTTTGGCCTTTTCATTGATACTCTACTTTTTTCTCCACAGGGCCTTGCATGACAGCGTTGACAAAAAGCTGAAAACCATCGCGGAGATAACCGCAGATTCCACGACAAGGAATCCTGAGGATTCAGAGAAGTGGAACGAATACCTCGAGGACTTTTTCGGCTTCAAGCCAACCACAAAGTATATAAGTATCTTCGACAAATCGGGAAACGTCGACTACGGCACCAAGGGCGAGCGTACCATCAAGATTCCGATTACGGCGGAGACGGTAAAGAACGCGAAAAACGGGGAGATAACGTTTGAGACCATAGAGGGCCTCGATGAATACCCGATAAGGGTGATCAACTACCCGGTCATTCGGGATAACCGTCTGATTAACTTCGTTCAGGTGGGAACCTCCCTGGAGTACGTTCAGGACACGTTGATGAAGCTTTTGTTTATCATTCTCTTTACCGTGCCGACCATTTTGATCTTCTCGAGCATCGGGGGATACTTTCTCGCGAAGGCGGCATTAAGACCGGTGGACGAGATGACGATGTTGGCGAGATCGATCGGGGCGAAGGACCTGTCGCAGAGGATAAAGGTCAGAAATCCGAAAGACGAGCTTGGGAGGCTCGCCGGAACGTTCAACGACATGCTGGAGCGTCTCCGGAAGTCATTCGATCAGGCGAAGCAGTTCTCCGCCGACGCCTCCCACGAGCTCAGAACGCCGCTGACTATCCTGAAGGGCGAGAGCGAGTGGGCGCTCAGGTCGGCCAGGAACACCAAGGAGTACAAAGAGACACTGACAAGCAACCTCGAGGAGATAGACCACATGAGCAAAATCATCGACGACCTCCTGATCCTCTCGAGGGCCGACTCGGGCGAGATTCCTTTTGAATTGGAGCCCCTGGAGCTGTCCCCTATTCTAAAGGACGTCTACGACATGGGAACCATGCTCGCCGAAAGGAAAAACCAGGAGCTTCACCTCGACATCAACGGAATCGATTCCATCTCCATTATGGGAAACAAGCTGAAGCTCAAACAACTTTTTCTAAACCTCGTGGACAACGGCCTAAAATACACAAAGGATGGCGGAAGGATCGACATGACCGCACGGGCCAACTCCGATACGGTTGAGATCAAGGTTAGCGATAACGGCATCGGAATATCCGATGACGATCAGAAGAAGATATTCGACCGATTCTACAGAGTGGATAAAAACCGCTCTAGGAAAGAGGGGGGAACGGGACTTGGGCTTGCAATATCCAGATTTATCACGGAGGCGCACGGGGGGACGATAAACGTTGCGAGCACTCCCGGAATCGGAAGCACATTCAGCGTAGTCCTGCCCCTATCGGACAATTAG
- the tmk gene encoding dTMP kinase produces MNSKKDRKLKRGVLIVIEGIDGAGKSTQAERLLKFLSDNGYDALGLTEPTDGVWGKKIREMALRGEREDAPEEEYRLFTLDREENVEKNIAPALKDKKTVVLDRYYFSTMAYQGARGLDPRRIMEESGEFAPMPDLVFLIDIPVDESLKRIKMGRGGFSPFEREEYLKKVKEIFDREVAPLSCVVMVDGTKGEEAVFEEIRDLVMELLAPLTL; encoded by the coding sequence ATGAATTCAAAGAAGGATAGAAAGCTCAAAAGGGGCGTCCTGATAGTTATCGAGGGAATAGACGGGGCGGGAAAGAGCACCCAGGCCGAAAGACTGCTGAAATTCCTCTCAGATAACGGTTACGATGCGCTGGGGCTGACCGAACCCACCGACGGCGTCTGGGGAAAGAAGATCAGGGAGATGGCGTTGAGGGGCGAGAGGGAGGACGCCCCCGAGGAGGAATACCGCCTGTTTACGCTGGACAGGGAGGAGAACGTCGAAAAAAACATCGCGCCTGCACTCAAGGACAAAAAGACAGTCGTCCTTGACCGCTACTACTTTTCCACGATGGCCTATCAGGGGGCGAGGGGGCTGGACCCAAGGAGGATCATGGAGGAGAGCGGGGAGTTCGCCCCTATGCCGGACCTCGTCTTTTTGATAGACATCCCCGTAGACGAGAGCCTGAAGAGGATAAAAATGGGGAGGGGGGGCTTTTCGCCCTTCGAGAGGGAGGAGTACCTGAAAAAGGTAAAAGAGATATTCGACCGCGAGGTGGCGCCCCTTTCTTGTGTCGTCATGGTTGACGGGACGAAGGGGGAGGAGGCGGTCTTCGAGGAAATAAGGGACCTCGTGATGGAGCTTCTGGCTCCCCTCACCCTATAG
- the hemL gene encoding glutamate-1-semialdehyde 2,1-aminomutase — translation MSDRYKESEKFLKRSQEIIPGGVNSPVRAYKSVGGTPPFITRGSGSRIIDADGNEYIDYVLSWGPLILGHAHPAVVDAAVKSVGNGSSFGAPTKIEVEFAEEVLRHFPAMDMIRLVSSGTEAAMTAIRLARGYTGRDKVVKFVGCYHGHVDSLLSDAGSGKATLGIPSTPGVTDAAAKDTITVPFNDLETVNGVFNDVGGQIAAVIVEPVPGNMGVVPPADGFLEGIIDAAKNAGALVIFDEVMNGFRVDYKNGGGGAQTLYKLSPDITLLGKVIGGGFPLGAVAGKKDIMEKLAPSGEIYQAGTLSGNPVAVSAGLATLRELYRPGVFDDIVKKTKGLIEGILSAAKESRVPLWGTAVGTMASVFFTEGPVRNFEDAKEADGGLFKKYFHEMIERGVYLAPSPFEALFVSSAHTDDDIAETVKAAGEVFKFLKNS, via the coding sequence ATGTCTGACAGGTACAAGGAATCTGAAAAATTTTTAAAGCGCTCCCAAGAAATAATCCCGGGGGGTGTAAACAGCCCAGTCAGGGCCTATAAATCCGTGGGGGGAACGCCTCCCTTTATCACAAGGGGGTCTGGGAGCCGAATAATCGACGCCGACGGCAACGAGTACATCGACTACGTCCTCTCATGGGGGCCCCTGATCCTCGGACACGCCCACCCCGCGGTCGTTGACGCGGCGGTGAAGTCTGTCGGAAACGGCTCGAGCTTCGGCGCGCCTACCAAGATAGAGGTCGAGTTCGCCGAAGAGGTCTTGAGACACTTTCCGGCAATGGATATGATCAGGCTCGTAAGCTCCGGGACGGAGGCGGCCATGACGGCGATTCGCCTCGCCCGGGGATACACCGGGCGGGATAAGGTCGTCAAGTTCGTGGGGTGTTATCACGGCCACGTCGACTCTCTCTTGAGCGACGCAGGGTCGGGAAAGGCGACCCTCGGAATCCCTTCCACGCCGGGCGTTACGGACGCCGCCGCAAAAGACACTATCACCGTCCCCTTCAACGACCTCGAAACCGTAAATGGAGTCTTCAATGATGTGGGAGGCCAAATCGCCGCGGTCATAGTCGAGCCGGTGCCTGGAAACATGGGCGTGGTCCCGCCGGCCGATGGCTTTCTCGAGGGCATTATCGATGCCGCCAAAAATGCGGGCGCCCTCGTGATTTTCGACGAGGTGATGAACGGCTTTCGGGTTGACTACAAGAACGGCGGAGGAGGCGCCCAGACCCTCTACAAGCTCTCCCCGGACATCACCCTGCTCGGCAAGGTGATAGGCGGCGGCTTTCCCCTGGGAGCCGTGGCCGGAAAAAAGGATATAATGGAAAAGCTCGCACCGTCTGGAGAGATATACCAGGCCGGGACGCTTTCGGGAAATCCCGTCGCCGTGTCCGCCGGACTCGCCACATTAAGGGAGCTTTACCGCCCCGGCGTTTTCGACGATATAGTAAAGAAGACGAAGGGGCTGATCGAGGGGATCCTCTCTGCGGCAAAAGAATCGAGAGTACCTTTGTGGGGGACCGCCGTTGGAACGATGGCGTCGGTCTTCTTCACGGAGGGCCCGGTGAGAAACTTCGAGGACGCCAAGGAGGCCGACGGCGGTCTCTTTAAAAAATACTTCCACGAGATGATTGAAAGAGGCGTATACCTCGCCCCGTCCCCCTTCGAGGCGCTGTTTGTCTCCTCCGCCCACACCGATGACGACATAGCCGAGACGGTTAAGGCGGCGGGGGAGGTGTTTAAATTTCTTAAAAATAGCTGA
- a CDS encoding DUF4013 domain-containing protein, with protein MVDVKRALTYSFKDDNWIVKIIIGAIPFINPFFSLGYAFQVFKQALDNKAELTMPEWDDWGGYFKSSIMIILIYFVYMLIPLVLYAIGALVGFGGAWLMGTGSEGASGTGVTIAMILGGLIYFVGVVFAVILGLMIPMALANYAKNGERFGAIFQLGVIIKNIFSIIGDYLLTFLVIIGIVIVVGLAMMIVALINIIPILGQLLFFIAYMLVGFWLSLVIFPLLGETCAGAYGAGKAVKKA; from the coding sequence ATGGTAGATGTAAAAAGGGCTTTAACATATTCTTTCAAGGATGATAACTGGATTGTAAAGATAATCATCGGCGCCATTCCGTTTATCAATCCTTTTTTCTCCCTCGGATATGCATTTCAGGTCTTTAAGCAGGCTCTCGATAACAAGGCCGAGCTGACGATGCCGGAATGGGATGACTGGGGTGGTTACTTCAAATCAAGTATAATGATCATCTTGATTTACTTCGTCTATATGCTAATACCGTTAGTCCTTTATGCGATCGGCGCGCTTGTAGGATTTGGTGGCGCATGGCTGATGGGTACAGGATCAGAAGGCGCTTCAGGAACTGGAGTAACTATCGCAATGATACTCGGAGGACTAATCTATTTCGTGGGTGTCGTCTTTGCCGTGATTCTTGGCCTTATGATTCCCATGGCCCTTGCCAACTACGCCAAGAACGGCGAGAGATTCGGGGCAATCTTCCAGCTCGGAGTGATCATCAAGAATATCTTCAGCATAATCGGAGATTATCTCCTGACTTTTCTTGTCATTATCGGCATAGTTATTGTAGTTGGTTTGGCCATGATGATTGTGGCGCTGATTAATATAATCCCGATTTTAGGACAACTTCTGTTCTTCATTGCTTATATGCTTGTAGGTTTCTGGTTGAGTCTTGTTATCTTCCCGCTCTTGGGCGAGACCTGCGCCGGAGCGTATGGCGCTGGCAAGGCCGTCAAGAAGGCCTAG
- a CDS encoding Lrp/AsnC family transcriptional regulator — protein sequence MSRCLHHKGVDIRPRLPHNLFSMDEKTKKVLKIASGDLPITERPFDAWADKAGVKTGELLRILKDNLAGEASAKGKRGALRRFGAVLSNTKSGLAVNAMVAWKAPPDAADEAGEAMASFKEVSHCYLRETDRSWPYNLYTMIHAESKAALKNTVASISEKTGIRDFRVLETVRELKKTSPDYFDDEG from the coding sequence ATGTCTAGGTGTCTTCATCACAAGGGGGTTGACATCCGCCCCCGACTCCCCCATAATCTATTCTCAATGGACGAAAAGACTAAAAAAGTACTGAAGATCGCATCGGGAGATCTGCCGATAACGGAGAGGCCGTTTGACGCCTGGGCCGATAAGGCGGGAGTTAAAACCGGGGAATTGCTGAGAATCCTTAAGGATAATCTTGCCGGTGAGGCCTCGGCAAAGGGAAAGAGGGGCGCTTTGCGCCGGTTCGGGGCCGTCCTCAGCAATACCAAGAGCGGTCTTGCCGTAAACGCCATGGTGGCGTGGAAGGCGCCCCCCGACGCTGCGGACGAGGCAGGCGAGGCGATGGCCTCCTTCAAGGAGGTCTCTCACTGTTATCTCCGGGAAACAGACAGGTCGTGGCCGTACAACCTGTACACAATGATCCACGCGGAGTCGAAGGCTGCCTTAAAAAATACGGTGGCCTCCATCTCGGAAAAGACGGGGATACGCGACTTCAGGGTCCTCGAGACCGTAAGGGAGCTCAAGAAGACGAGCCCGGACTACTTTGACGATGAGGGCTAA
- the ndk gene encoding nucleoside-diphosphate kinase has product MIEQTLSIIKPDGVKKSIIGEIVKTFEENGLKVVAMKMIHMSKREAEGFYAVHKDRPFFQSLTDFMSSGPSVVQVLEGENAIQRNRDIMGATDPAKAEPGTIRNKYGSSIEVNTVHGSDAPETAKTEIAYFFSDLEKFF; this is encoded by the coding sequence ATGATTGAACAGACCCTGTCTATTATAAAACCTGATGGCGTAAAAAAGTCCATCATCGGGGAAATAGTCAAGACTTTCGAGGAAAACGGGCTCAAGGTCGTCGCCATGAAGATGATCCACATGAGCAAGAGGGAGGCGGAGGGCTTCTACGCCGTTCATAAAGACAGACCGTTTTTCCAGTCTCTGACCGATTTCATGAGCTCCGGGCCGTCGGTGGTACAGGTGTTGGAGGGCGAAAACGCGATCCAGAGAAATCGTGACATAATGGGGGCCACCGACCCCGCAAAGGCGGAGCCCGGCACCATAAGGAATAAGTACGGCAGCTCCATAGAGGTGAACACCGTCCACGGCTCCGATGCCCCGGAGACGGCGAAGACCGAGATCGCGTATTTCTTTTCCGATCTCGAGAAATTTTTTTAA
- a CDS encoding MBL fold metallo-hydrolase, giving the protein MKKANIDKLLVTDHVYQVAGGTITTADDAAAFLIKGSDPILIDTGAGRSVKRLIENIEAAGIDPNSIKRVVLTHNHIDHIGGMEYLKSKFDVTFLMHELDAEAVEMGDRVATAASMYGVHLNPINVDVTFSEAEFALDFDDTKLILLHTPGHTPGSVSPYIDIDGVRVLFAQDVHGPFMDVFGSDIRMWRKSMEKLKGLLPDVLCEGHFGIFRPRERALAYIDNYLRQYRY; this is encoded by the coding sequence ATGAAAAAGGCGAATATTGACAAGCTCCTCGTCACAGACCATGTCTATCAGGTTGCCGGAGGGACCATAACCACAGCAGACGACGCCGCCGCATTCCTCATAAAAGGGAGTGACCCGATACTAATAGACACAGGGGCCGGCCGCTCCGTAAAGAGGCTTATAGAAAACATCGAGGCAGCGGGTATCGATCCCAATTCCATCAAGAGGGTAGTCCTTACCCACAACCACATCGATCACATAGGCGGGATGGAATACCTGAAGTCGAAGTTCGACGTGACGTTCTTAATGCACGAGCTCGACGCCGAAGCCGTTGAGATGGGCGACAGGGTCGCCACCGCCGCCTCCATGTACGGAGTTCACCTTAATCCGATCAACGTCGACGTTACGTTCTCCGAGGCGGAATTTGCCCTCGACTTCGACGACACGAAGCTGATCCTACTTCACACCCCCGGGCACACCCCCGGCTCCGTCTCCCCCTATATCGACATCGACGGCGTAAGGGTCCTCTTCGCCCAGGACGTTCACGGCCCTTTCATGGACGTCTTCGGTTCCGACATCAGGATGTGGCGCAAATCGATGGAAAAGCTCAAAGGTCTTCTCCCGGACGTCCTCTGCGAGGGGCACTTCGGCATCTTCAGACCCAGGGAGCGCGCCCTGGCGTATATAGACAATTATCTAAGACAGTACCGCTATTGA